A region from the Paraburkholderia youngii genome encodes:
- a CDS encoding glycosyltransferase family 2 protein, giving the protein MFDDDPSKPLVSIALATYNGRTYLPELLASLEAQSWPHLEVVVSDDASCDGTRELLASYTGRVPVRLVGDGTRAGIVGNFERALAGCRGDYIALADQDDVWAPEKVADLMREVRRAESAGDGAATPALAFCDIELVDSTLCRLSRSLFDITAKSRCATRLRDFLLSNHVPGCAMLVNRAALDRALPFPPGIVMHDWWLAMVVASFGEIRHVAAPHLKYRQHDGNAVGASATNERAVRDECGAEAARRRGASRRRQIEAIADQVRVFTRRFGAELPVDARHDMYAFSRGVASWRGAFEFVMISHTGETFVRSVKMLRRLRASVLSFGVELRRPGLARRLRQRRGASR; this is encoded by the coding sequence ATGTTTGACGACGATCCGAGCAAGCCGCTCGTCTCCATCGCGCTCGCGACGTACAACGGCCGCACTTATCTGCCCGAGCTGCTGGCTTCGCTCGAAGCGCAGAGCTGGCCGCATCTCGAAGTCGTGGTATCCGACGACGCATCCTGCGACGGCACCCGCGAACTGCTCGCGTCGTATACGGGACGCGTGCCGGTGCGGCTCGTCGGCGATGGCACACGGGCGGGCATCGTCGGCAATTTCGAGCGCGCGCTCGCCGGCTGCCGCGGCGACTACATCGCGCTTGCCGACCAGGACGACGTCTGGGCGCCCGAGAAAGTCGCCGATCTGATGCGGGAGGTGCGGCGCGCGGAAAGCGCGGGCGACGGCGCCGCCACGCCGGCGCTCGCGTTCTGCGACATCGAGCTCGTCGACTCGACGCTGTGCCGTCTGTCGCGCTCGCTGTTCGATATCACCGCGAAGTCGCGCTGCGCGACGCGCTTGCGCGATTTTCTGCTGAGCAACCATGTGCCCGGCTGCGCGATGCTCGTCAACCGCGCGGCGCTCGATCGCGCACTGCCGTTCCCGCCCGGCATCGTGATGCACGACTGGTGGCTCGCGATGGTGGTTGCGTCGTTCGGCGAGATTCGCCACGTCGCGGCGCCGCATCTGAAGTATCGGCAGCATGACGGCAACGCGGTCGGCGCGAGCGCGACCAACGAGCGCGCGGTGCGTGACGAATGCGGCGCCGAGGCGGCACGGCGGCGCGGCGCGAGCCGGCGGCGGCAGATCGAAGCCATCGCGGATCAGGTGCGGGTGTTCACGCGCCGCTTCGGCGCCGAGCTGCCCGTCGATGCGCGTCACGACATGTACGCGTTTTCGCGCGGTGTCGCGAGCTGGCGCGGCGCGTTCGAGTTCGTGATGATCAGTCACACCGGCGAGACCTTCGTGCGCTCGGTGAAGATGCTGCGGCGCTTGCGCGCGAGTGTGCTGAGCTTCGGCGTCGAACTGCGAAGGCCGGGTCTCGCGCGACGCTTGCGGCAGCGGCGGGGCGCGTCGCGCTGA
- the msbA gene encoding lipid A export permease/ATP-binding protein MsbA, with the protein MSAKPTLSKPMGSGDASSPAVVLRRLWPFIKPLLWVVLGAIVAMAVSAGTDAAIPALLKPLLDKGFGSHAVDKTKWLVPIAVIGLALIRGVSQYASGYLLAYVSNKILLELRLKMFDRMIHTSVAFFQRETASTVINAIVFEVNQILNVLLSVMVTLVRDSLTVIFLLGYLFYLNWRLTLIVAVLLPGIGWLVGKINRRLRRLNREHQLLTNELSYIVEETVGGYKVVKVHNGEQYEMDRFNSMSRRLRGYAMRMTVSGGLAQPLTQFLASIALAVVITIAVVQSSSDQTTVGGFVAFVTSMLLIISPLKHLMDVNQPLQRGMTAAELIFGLIDEPAEPKGGGRPLARARGEVEFRDVSFNYGTSSTHNRHTLDQVSFKVAPGEMVALAGPSGSGKTTLVNLLPRFFDPTGGAILVDGVALPEYDLHALRSQIAMVSQDVVLFNDTIAHNVAYGQEVDAEKVKAALRAANLWDTVQAMPQGIETLVGDNGMMLSGGQRQRLAIARAIYKDAPILILDEATSALDSESERHVQAALETLMKGRTTLVIAHRLSTIERADRILVMEAGRIVERGSHRELLEHDGLYAHLHRIQFQQSPV; encoded by the coding sequence TTGAGCGCGAAGCCAACGTTAAGCAAACCCATGGGTTCAGGCGATGCGTCGTCGCCGGCCGTCGTCCTGCGGCGCCTGTGGCCATTCATCAAGCCGCTGCTGTGGGTCGTGCTCGGCGCGATCGTCGCGATGGCAGTGAGCGCCGGCACCGACGCCGCCATTCCCGCGCTGCTCAAGCCACTGCTCGACAAGGGCTTCGGCTCGCACGCGGTCGACAAGACCAAGTGGCTCGTGCCGATCGCGGTGATCGGCCTCGCGCTGATTCGCGGCGTGTCGCAGTATGCGTCCGGCTATCTGCTCGCGTACGTGTCGAACAAGATCCTGCTCGAGCTGCGTCTGAAGATGTTCGACCGCATGATCCACACGAGCGTCGCGTTCTTCCAGCGCGAAACCGCGAGCACGGTGATCAACGCGATCGTCTTCGAGGTCAACCAGATTCTGAACGTGCTGCTGAGCGTGATGGTCACGCTCGTGCGCGACTCGCTGACGGTGATCTTCCTGCTCGGCTATCTGTTCTATCTGAACTGGCGCCTGACGTTGATCGTCGCGGTGCTGCTGCCGGGCATCGGCTGGCTGGTCGGCAAGATCAATCGCCGGCTGCGGCGCCTGAACCGCGAGCATCAGCTGCTCACCAACGAGCTGTCGTACATCGTCGAGGAGACGGTGGGCGGCTACAAGGTCGTCAAGGTGCATAACGGCGAGCAGTACGAGATGGACCGCTTCAACTCGATGAGCCGGCGCCTGCGCGGCTACGCGATGCGCATGACGGTGTCCGGCGGCCTCGCGCAGCCGTTGACGCAGTTCCTCGCGTCGATCGCGCTCGCGGTCGTGATCACGATCGCGGTGGTGCAGTCGTCATCGGACCAGACGACGGTCGGCGGCTTCGTCGCGTTCGTCACGTCGATGCTGCTCATCATCTCGCCGCTCAAGCATCTGATGGACGTGAACCAGCCGTTGCAGCGTGGTATGACCGCGGCCGAGCTGATCTTCGGTCTGATCGACGAGCCCGCCGAGCCGAAGGGCGGCGGTAGGCCCCTTGCTCGCGCGCGCGGCGAGGTCGAGTTCCGCGACGTGTCGTTCAACTACGGCACCAGCTCCACGCACAACCGTCACACGCTCGACCAGGTGTCGTTCAAGGTCGCCCCGGGCGAGATGGTCGCGCTTGCGGGTCCGTCGGGCAGCGGCAAGACCACACTCGTGAACCTGCTGCCGCGCTTCTTCGATCCGACCGGCGGCGCGATCCTGGTCGACGGCGTCGCGCTGCCCGAGTACGACCTGCACGCGCTGCGCAGCCAGATCGCGATGGTGAGCCAGGACGTCGTGCTGTTCAACGACACGATCGCGCACAACGTCGCGTACGGTCAGGAGGTCGATGCGGAGAAGGTCAAGGCGGCGTTGCGTGCGGCGAACCTGTGGGACACCGTGCAGGCGATGCCGCAGGGCATCGAGACGCTCGTCGGCGACAACGGCATGATGCTGTCGGGCGGCCAGCGCCAGCGTCTCGCGATCGCGCGCGCGATCTACAAGGACGCGCCGATTCTGATTCTCGACGAAGCGACGTCGGCGCTCGATTCAGAGTCCGAGCGCCACGTGCAGGCGGCGCTCGAAACGCTGATGAAGGGCCGCACGACGCTCGTGATCGCGCACCGGCTGTCGACCATCGAGCGCGCCGACCGCATCCTCGTGATGGAGGCGGGCCGGATCGTCGAGCGTGGCAGCCATCGCGAGCTGCTCGAGCACGACGGCCTGTACGCGCATCTGCATCGGATCCAGTTCCAGCAAAGCCCGGTTTGA